The genomic segment TTTTCTTCGTGCCGAAATTGGCGATTGGATCGAATCTTCCTCAGGCTTTGGGCTGTGAAATGACAGAAGCAGGGGCTGTTATTGTCGATGATTTTGGCAAGACGAATGTGCCGGGCGTTTATAGTGCCGGAGATGCTGCTTCGCAAAAATATCAAGTCGTTGCGGCGGCTTCAATGGGATCAATGGCAGCTGTAAGCATCAATAGTGAATTATTGGGGGAAGCATGGAGCGCGCGGGGATAACCGTTTCATGACTGAGTAATAGAAGAGGCTGCTCATGCTCGGAGGTTTAGCGCATCACAATGCGCTCTCTCTTGCCATGGGCAGCCTCTAACGGTTACGGTGCTTGCATTTTATTTGTCTGCTGTGGTGTTTTGGGCGATATGCGCGGCAATTTTTCTACCGTGGAAGCGTCCGCTTTCAATGAAAATTTCATTCGCTTCATGTCGTGAAGCAACTACACCAGCGAGAAACAAGTTCGGCACATTCGTCTCCATCGTAGCTTCGTCGAAAAATGGATACCCTTCCTCAGCCATCACGACTCCCGTATCCGTCAGGAAATCCCGATCCGGATGAAAGCCTGTCAGCGCAAGCACAAAATCATTCGCAATCGTATGCTTGCCCTCTGGATCTTCAAGCGTGACGCTGCGGTCATCGATGCTCGTAACGCGAGAGCGGAAGCGCATGGCAATTTGTCCCTTGGCGACTTTGCTTTCAAAGCCAGGCTTCACCCAAGGCTTTATACTTGAAGAATAGTGCTCACCCCGATAAATGACGGTCACCTTCGCCCCGATGCGTTCGAGCTCAAGCGCTGCATCTATAGCGGAATTGCTGCCCCCAATAATTGCAACCTCCATGCCGGTATACGGATGGGCCTCGCGGAAAAAATGCGTCACCTTCTCCAGCTCTTCCCCAGGTATGCCCAAATAATTTGGATGGTCAAAATAACCAGTGGCAATAATAACATAGCGGCTGGAATAGGTCAGCGGTTCGCCAAAGCGATTCGTGCTGGAGAGCGTAAAGCGGCCATTTTCACGAACGACGCGCGTTACCGTCTCATAGGGATTAATCCGCAGCTCATGCCGCAGCGCCGCTGTGCGATAATAATTCATCGCTTCAAGCCGCGAAGGCTTGTCATTCGGCGTCGTGAAAGGAATGCCGCCAATTTCAAGCAGCTCCGGCGTGCTGAAAAAATGCATATAGGTCGGATACTGCGAAATCGAATGGACCAGATGGCTTTTCTCTATAATAAGGGGGCGGATTCCGATGCGCTGCAGCTCAATGGCCGCGGCAAGGCCGCATGGACCAGCGCCAATAATGATAGCTTCTTCTCTAATCATGTATGTACCTCCGATAATGATTTCCCAACTATTGTACTGCGACGTGTGGAATTAATGCAAATTTGGCGAATGGCTATCTTGTACACCAGTTGGATTATTGTATAATAATGTGGAAACGTTGTTTTATAGAAGGAGGTCAAACATGCCGCGACGGTTTGTAATAGAAGCAGTAATGGTGGCTACTTATGGTCACCTTCTCGTTCCAAGCAGCGCTATTGATTATGTTGTTCCTTATTCATCCATTTTGGAGCTATATGATATGAGAGACGGATCAGATCCTGTTATGGAAGATCCAGATGATGATGCTCATGTCAAAAATAAAATCGGCGAGCTGATTGCTTTTTTTGAAGATCCGCTCAATCGTAAAAAAATCGAACGCACGATGCAGGTGCCATGGCGGGAAAGCTCGCCGCTGCTGCTGAACGAGCGAATACAGTTTACAATTGTACATGCTGTGGACAGTGCACAATACGGCGAAGCATTCGATCCGATCGAAACGGAGCTGCTGCTGACCGCATTGAAATTTAATTTGCCGCTGCTGTCCGACCAGTTTGAGTTTCAGGATAAATTGATTCAAGCCGAGATTCCTGTGCAAATTTACGACATTGAGGATTTTGAGTTTGCGGTGGAAGAGGGCATTTCCGCTACAGATATGGAGTTGTCCAAAGATTTTTGAGCGAATGAATAGAACAATACGAAAAGCCTTCTTGCATAAGCAGAACGCCAGCTGCAGCCAAGAAGGCTATTTGACTTTAATTAGTTTGCATTTGCTGGTTGAATTTACTGCTGGGCTTCGCCAAATTTCCGTAAATTATTCCCGATCAATCGCTTCCGCCATCGTCTTATCGGTCAAATGGGCGTAAATTTGCGTCGTCTCCGGCGATGCATGCCCAAGCTGCTCTTGTGTTTTGTATAGGTCATTGCGCAAATAATAGTCAGTTGCGAACGAATGGCGCAGCTTATGTACGGATAAGTAGGGCTTGCCGAACCGCTTCGCATATTTCATCACCATCGCCTGCACGGCCCGTTTCGTCATGCGCGAGCCTTCTTTTTTACCATTCGCAATGGCAAGGAACAGCGCTTTTTCACGCTTTGGCGCTTTATAATGTGTGTCGCGCATTTGCAGGTATACTTGAAGGTCATCCACCGCTTCTTGGCGAAAATAGACCGGGGTTTTAAACGAATCGTCGTTTTTACCTTTGCGGTAAACATGCGCGAGCTTTTTTTTCATATCAATGTCATCGACGTTGAGATTAATGAGCTCGGATACGCGCAGGCCGGAATGCAAAATAAAGCTGATAATGCACGTATCCCGTATTTTGTTCAGCTCATAGGAATACAGCGCCTGCTTGTTGCCGGCAAGATCGCTTTCGTAGCCGCTGGCAATATACGCAAGAAACTCCCCAATCTCCTCCTCCTGCAGCAGCTTGCCTTCGAGCTTCGCCGCCGTATCCTTAGGCTTGCTTGTACGCTTAATAGCGACCTTTGCCATGACATTGCGCTTCAACAGCGGATAAAACTGCTCATCCTCAGCGATTTGGCTCAAATAATGAAACAGCGAGCGCAGGGAGGACAGCTTGCGGGTAATCGTCGTTTTACGATTATTATGGCTCGGATGGGTAGCGAGAAACATGCGGAAGCTGTCAATGCTGTCCATATGCAGCTGCTCCAGCTCGCTTAACTGAACATCCTTTATGACCGCCGCCTCAGAAAGCCCTTCCGTCACGAGCCAATTCAAAAAAAGCTCGTAATCCCTTACATACTCAAGCAGCGACGAAGGAGAGAGGTCGGGCAGCTTATAATTAATAAATTTCTCAATATACCAAGGCATAGATGGAACCCGTTTGTCCAGCTCCTGCCGATCCTTCACTTTAATAATGTTCAACTTATTTCACCTCTGCCCATCATCTGACCCTCATTATATCAGTTCCTTGGAGAAAACTCCCGTATACCGCGCTGGCCCACAGCATATGTTTGTCTGCTTGTTGATGCATTAGTAAATTCATGTAATTATGCGATTAAGGTTACTTTCGTTTAAATATTATGCTAAACTCATACGAGTGCTGAATTAAATAAAAAATATTTTTGAAAAATAATTTTTTGTACTTGTTTTACAGAGGAGGATTATTAGAAATATGAAAAATAATCGAATATTTCGCAATTGCTTAGCATATATATTTGCGATTTTTTTGGTCGTCAGCTTGCCGCTTCAAATCGCTGGAGCCGCGGCTCCAGCTACACTTAGCTATGGCAGCAAAGGGGAAGATGTTCCCGACGTTCAGTATCGATTAAAGATTTTAGGGTATTTTATGAATGCAGAGGTAACGGACTTCTACGGTAAAATGACGGAAGATGCCGTGAAACGCTTTCAAAAAGATTACGGCCTCCAAGCCGACGGCATTGCGGGCAAGCAAACCTGGAAGACGCTGAAAAAAGTAACCGTCAGCGAGCATGAGCTGAATTTGCTGGCTCGCATTATATTTGCCGAATCGCGCGGTGAGCCGTTCA from the Paenibacillus sp. BIHB 4019 genome contains:
- a CDS encoding YpdA family putative bacillithiol disulfide reductase, with translation MIREEAIIIGAGPCGLAAAIELQRIGIRPLIIEKSHLVHSISQYPTYMHFFSTPELLEIGGIPFTTPNDKPSRLEAMNYYRTAALRHELRINPYETVTRVVRENGRFTLSSTNRFGEPLTYSSRYVIIATGYFDHPNYLGIPGEELEKVTHFFREAHPYTGMEVAIIGGSNSAIDAALELERIGAKVTVIYRGEHYSSSIKPWVKPGFESKVAKGQIAMRFRSRVTSIDDRSVTLEDPEGKHTIANDFVLALTGFHPDRDFLTDTGVVMAEEGYPFFDEATMETNVPNLFLAGVVASRHEANEIFIESGRFHGRKIAAHIAQNTTADK
- a CDS encoding ADP-heptose synthase — encoded protein: MPRRFVIEAVMVATYGHLLVPSSAIDYVVPYSSILELYDMRDGSDPVMEDPDDDAHVKNKIGELIAFFEDPLNRKKIERTMQVPWRESSPLLLNERIQFTIVHAVDSAQYGEAFDPIETELLLTALKFNLPLLSDQFEFQDKLIQAEIPVQIYDIEDFEFAVEEGISATDMELSKDF
- the xerS gene encoding tyrosine recombinase XerS codes for the protein MNIIKVKDRQELDKRVPSMPWYIEKFINYKLPDLSPSSLLEYVRDYELFLNWLVTEGLSEAAVIKDVQLSELEQLHMDSIDSFRMFLATHPSHNNRKTTITRKLSSLRSLFHYLSQIAEDEQFYPLLKRNVMAKVAIKRTSKPKDTAAKLEGKLLQEEEIGEFLAYIASGYESDLAGNKQALYSYELNKIRDTCIISFILHSGLRVSELINLNVDDIDMKKKLAHVYRKGKNDDSFKTPVYFRQEAVDDLQVYLQMRDTHYKAPKREKALFLAIANGKKEGSRMTKRAVQAMVMKYAKRFGKPYLSVHKLRHSFATDYYLRNDLYKTQEQLGHASPETTQIYAHLTDKTMAEAIDRE
- a CDS encoding cell wall hydrolase; this translates as MKNNRIFRNCLAYIFAIFLVVSLPLQIAGAAAPATLSYGSKGEDVPDVQYRLKILGYFMNAEVTDFYGKMTEDAVKRFQKDYGLQADGIAGKQTWKTLKKVTVSEHELNLLARIIFAESRGEPFKGQVAVGAVVMNRLASSQFPDTLKGVIEQPGAFTAVDDGQYKLQPDSTAYKAAVEAIAGNDPSNGALYYFNPKTATSSWIWTREQLIQIGNHIFAI